One genomic segment of Salinigranum rubrum includes these proteins:
- a CDS encoding phosphopantetheine adenylyltransferase: MHVALGGTFDPVHDGHRALFERAFEIGDVTVGLTSDDLAPKTRNVDRHVRSFEERKRDLEAELAPLAERYDREFTVRRLDEPTGIATEPGFDALVVSPETEAGAEAVNEIRRERGLDPLEVSVVDHVPADDGERISSTRIVRGEIDEHGNLTPDRDGRPPARDPTNR, translated from the coding sequence ATGCACGTCGCGCTGGGCGGGACGTTCGACCCGGTCCACGACGGGCACCGTGCCCTCTTCGAGCGGGCGTTCGAGATCGGGGACGTCACCGTCGGCCTCACGAGCGACGACCTCGCCCCGAAGACGCGGAACGTCGACAGACACGTCCGTTCGTTCGAGGAGCGAAAGCGCGACCTCGAAGCGGAACTCGCCCCCTTAGCCGAACGGTACGACCGCGAGTTCACGGTTCGACGGCTCGACGAGCCGACCGGCATCGCGACCGAACCCGGTTTCGACGCGCTCGTGGTCTCTCCGGAGACGGAGGCGGGAGCCGAGGCGGTGAACGAAATCAGACGTGAACGCGGGCTCGACCCGCTCGAAGTCAGCGTCGTCGACCACGTCCCGGCCGACGACGGCGAGCGCATCTCCTCGACGCGCATCGTCCGCGGCGAAATCGACGAACACGGGAACCTCACGCCCGACCGCGACGGGCGCCCGCCCGCACGCGACCCGACGAACCGCTGA
- a CDS encoding winged helix-turn-helix transcriptional regulator — MAPEDTDPTDGTDDTHDEGSVAEDGPEGEDDFDDLIDEEGDPSPTAKAKAARERLEAEADRAVEGFDENVVDLLAWLLDTETRARIYVYLRQHPGSTSEEVADGTGLYPSTVREALAELHEEEKVTRDKRESAGAGNNPYEYEAIAPSDLVNGVVDQVQRQLNTVFNLDRRLGGADAAGDESPVTITVEDERRTE, encoded by the coding sequence ATGGCGCCAGAGGACACCGACCCGACCGACGGAACGGACGACACGCACGACGAAGGGTCCGTGGCCGAGGACGGGCCCGAGGGGGAAGACGACTTTGACGACCTGATCGACGAGGAGGGGGACCCGTCACCGACCGCGAAGGCGAAGGCGGCACGGGAGCGGCTCGAGGCGGAGGCCGACCGCGCAGTCGAGGGGTTCGACGAGAACGTCGTCGACCTGCTGGCGTGGCTGCTCGACACCGAGACGCGCGCTCGCATCTACGTCTACCTCCGCCAGCACCCGGGGTCGACGAGCGAGGAGGTCGCCGACGGCACCGGTCTCTACCCGAGCACGGTTCGGGAAGCGCTCGCGGAACTCCACGAGGAGGAGAAGGTAACGCGGGACAAGCGCGAGAGCGCCGGGGCGGGCAACAACCCCTACGAGTACGAGGCCATCGCGCCCTCGGACCTCGTCAACGGCGTCGTCGACCAGGTCCAGCGACAGCTCAACACGGTGTTCAACCTCGACCGACGCCTCGGCGGTGCGGACGCGGCCGGCGACGAGTCGCCCGTCACCATCACCGTCGAGGACGAGCGCCGGACCGAGTGA
- a CDS encoding glutamate--cysteine ligase — translation MDIGSSEAFSQLGTLGVEEEFYIVDEAGRPTSGIGDLVYGDSPPELLEDRLDHELFKFTIETQTPLIESVGDVDETVRAVREALSEHAETHGYRIAAAGLHPAAKWRELDHAEKPRYRAQLDRIQYPQHRNTTAGLHVHVGVDDADKATWVANELRWYLPPLLALSANSPYWNGFDTGLSSARAKVFEGLPNTGMPTAFDSFDDYLRFERRMVETGSINDRGELWYDVRPHTGHGTVEVRTPDAQTDPARVTAFTEYVHALVLDLAERYEDGESRTRVRRELLDENKWRAMRHGREASFVAPDGEDVVGLGTHVDAECDRLDVTGLREVLDAESGAARQRRLHDEEGMDALCRSLFV, via the coding sequence ATGGATATCGGCTCGTCGGAGGCGTTCTCACAGCTCGGGACGCTCGGCGTCGAGGAGGAGTTCTACATCGTCGACGAGGCCGGACGGCCGACATCGGGTATCGGTGACCTGGTGTACGGCGACTCGCCCCCGGAACTGCTCGAAGACCGCCTCGACCACGAACTGTTCAAGTTCACCATCGAGACGCAGACGCCGCTCATCGAGTCCGTCGGCGACGTCGACGAGACGGTGCGTGCGGTCCGCGAGGCGCTCTCCGAGCACGCCGAAACCCACGGCTACCGCATCGCGGCCGCGGGCCTCCACCCGGCCGCGAAGTGGCGCGAACTCGACCACGCCGAGAAGCCACGCTACCGCGCCCAGCTCGACCGGATTCAGTACCCCCAACACCGGAACACGACGGCCGGCCTGCACGTCCACGTCGGCGTCGACGACGCCGACAAGGCGACCTGGGTGGCGAACGAACTCCGGTGGTACCTTCCCCCACTCCTGGCGCTGTCGGCGAACTCGCCGTACTGGAACGGGTTCGACACCGGACTGTCCTCGGCCCGGGCGAAGGTCTTCGAGGGACTCCCCAACACGGGGATGCCGACCGCGTTCGACTCCTTCGACGACTACCTCCGGTTCGAGCGGCGGATGGTCGAGACCGGCTCGATCAACGACCGCGGAGAGCTGTGGTACGACGTCCGTCCCCACACCGGACACGGCACCGTCGAGGTGCGGACGCCCGACGCACAGACCGACCCCGCCCGGGTGACGGCGTTCACCGAGTACGTCCACGCGCTCGTGCTCGACCTCGCCGAACGGTACGAGGACGGCGAGTCGCGAACCCGGGTTCGGAGAGAACTCCTCGACGAGAACAAGTGGCGCGCGATGCGGCACGGTCGGGAGGCGTCGTTCGTCGCGCCCGACGGGGAGGACGTCGTCGGCCTCGGGACCCACGTCGACGCCGAGTGCGACCGACTCGACGTCACGGGACTGCGCGAGGTGCTCGACGCCGAATCCGGGGCGGCCCGTCAGCGTCGACTTCACGACGAGGAGGGCATGGACGCGCTCTGCCGGTCACTGTTCGTCTGA